The sequence below is a genomic window from Corynebacterium afermentans subsp. afermentans.
GAGCGTCGGCGACGCCGCCGCGGAACTCGGGGTGCAACCCGGCACCGTGAAGTCGCGCCGCTACCGGGCGCGCGAGGCCGTCGCAGCGGCGATAGGGGAGGCGGCGCCGGCGCGCTAAGATCTGCAACCATGACTTCCCCCGGCTTCAACTTTGTCACCCCGAAAACCGATGCGGCACCGGCGCCCGCAGCCGCCACCACCGGCACCGACGAGGTGCACGACCTGATCATCGTCGGCTCCGGCCCCTCCGGCTACACCGCCGCCCTCTACGCCGCCCGCGCCGAGCTGAAACCGCTCGTGTTCGAGGGCTACGAGTACGGCGGCGAACTGATGAACACCACCGAGGTGGAGAACTTCCCCGGCTTCGAAGACGGCATCATGGGCCCGGATCTCATGGCGAACATGCGCGCCCAGGCCGAAAAGTTCGGCGCGGACCTGCGCCAGGAGCTGGTGGACTCCGTGGACTTTTCCGGCGACATCAAAAAGGTCGTCGTGGACGACGAGGTCTACCAGGCCCGCGCCGTCATCCTCGCCACCGGCGCCGCGCCGCGCCACCTGGGCATTCCGGGCGAGGAGGAGCTGACCGGCCGTGGCGTGTCCACCTGCGCCACCTGCGACGGCTTCTTCTTCAAAGACCAGCACATCGCCGTCGTCGGCGGCGGCGACTCCGCCATGGAGGAGGCCACCTTCCTGACCAAGTTCGGCTCCAAGGTCACGCTGATCCACCGCTCGGAGAACTTCCGCGCCTCCAAGATCATGCTCGAGCGCGCACGCGAAAACGACAAGATCGAGATCCTTACCAACACCGTCGTCGACTCCGTGGTGGAAGCGGGCGGCAAGGTCGGCGGGCTGAACATCCGCAACACCGTCACCGGCGCAGAAAGCGTGCTGGATGCCACCGCGCTGTTCGTTGCCATCGGCCACGACCCGCGCTCCGGATTCCTGGCCGGCCAGGTTGCTGTGGACGAGGGTGGTTACGTCGAGGTAGCGGAGCCGTCGACAAGCACGAGCGTTGCAGGCGTGTTCGCGTGCGGCGACCTGGTGGACAAAACCTATCGCCAGGCCATCACCGCCGCTGGCGCCGGCTGCCGCGCCGCGCTGGACGCACAGCACTACCTGGCGGCGCTGTAGACTAGCGCGCATGAACGCACCAGTTGATGTGACCCAAGCAACCTTCAAAAACGAGGTCATCGAGGCGGACACCCCGGTGCTCGTGGACTTCTGGGCGGAGTGGTGCGGCCCGTGCCGCAAACTCTCCCCGCTGCTGGACGAAGTCGCACAGGAAATGGCCGGCCAAGTCAAGGTGGCGAAGGTCAACGTGGACAACGAGCGCGCGCTCGGCGCCATGTTCCAAGTCATGTCCATCCCCGCCGTCCTGCTGTTCAAGGACGGCAAAAAGGTCGACGAGTTCGTGGGTGTGCGCCCCAAATCCGAGATCGTTTCCAAGATTCAGGCGCAGCTCTAGCGGCGCGTAGACTGACTCTGTCCATCCGAATAGAAAGGCCCGCATGCAAGACATTTTGCGCGTTGGCGACTCCAGCACACGGGTCGCCGAGGTCCGGATGTCCTTAGCCCGCCTGGGCCTGCTAGACGGCTACGAGGGCGAGATCGACTCCACCCGCCGCTTCACCGAAGCCGAGATGCTTTACGACGACACGCTGTGCGAGGCCGTCAAAGCCTTCCAACAATCCCGCGGCATCGTGCCCACCGGGACCATCGACTCGGCGACGCTGCGGGAACTGCGCGAAGCGTCCTACACCCTCGGCGCGCGCGTGCTGAGCTACCAGCCCGGCCAGGAAATGGTCGGCGACGATGTCCGGCAGCTGCAATCCCAGCTCCACGAGCTGGGCTTCTACCCGCACCGGATAGACGGCCGCTTCGGTCCGCACACCTATGAGTCGCTGATGAACTACCAGCTCAACTCCGGGCTGGAAGACGACGGCGTGTGCGGCCCCGACACGCTGCGCGCCCTGTCGCTTCTGGGCCGGCGCATCACCGGCGGGTCCGCCCAGGCCATCCGCGAGCGCGAAACCGTGCGCCAGGCCGGCCCGAACCTGACCGGCAAGCGCGTGGTCATCGACCCGGACCTGGGCGGCACCGACCGCGGCCTGGTGGTGGACGGCCCGTACGGCCCCATCACAGAAGAAGAAATCCTGTGGGATTTGGCCCAGCGCATTGAGGGGCGCATGGTTGCCGCCGGCATGGAGACCATCCTGTCGCGCCCGCGCGGCGACAACCCCTCCAACAAGCAGCGCGCCGACCTGGCCAACGGGTTCAAGGCGGACCTGGTCATTTCGCTGCGCCTGGACTCCTACCCGAATGAGAAAGCCAACGGCGTGGCCACGTTCTATTTCGGCTCCGAGAAGGGCAGCTCCTCGTTAACCGGGGAGACGCTCTCGGGCTACATCCAGCGCGAGGTCGCCGCCCGCACTCAGCTACAGAACTGCCGTAACCACGCCCGCACCTGGGAGATGCTGCGCATGACCCGGATGCCGTCGGTGGAACTTGTGGCCGGCTACCTCACCAACCCGGGGGACCTGGCCATCCTCACCGACCCAAACGAGCGCGACGCCATCGCCGAAGCCGTCGTGGTGGCCGTGAAGCGCCTCTACCTACTCGGCCACGACAACCGGCCCACCGGCACCTACTCCTTCAAGGAGCTGCTGCGGGAGGAAAAGCACGCCTAGTCGGTGCCCTGGATGAGCCCCATGATGCGCTCGAAGTCGTCCTTGTCGCCGAACTCGACCACGATTTTGCCCTTGCGCTTGCCCATGGTCACCGACACCTTGGTGTCCCAGATGTCAGCCAGTGAGTCGGCGGCGCGGGTGAGGTACTCCGGCTGCGGGGCGGGCTGACGCTTCGGCTTGTCCGGCACCTTGCCGCCTGCGTTGATCAGGGACACGGCCTCTTCCGTGGCGCGGACGGACAACCCCTCGGCGACGATACGGTCAGCGAGTTGGGCCTGGGCGTCAGCGGTGTCGTCGCCAACTTTAATGCCCAACAGCGCACGCGCGTGGCCTGCGGAAAGCACGCCGGCGGCGACGCGGCGCTGCACGCCCACGGGCAGGTTGAGCAGGCGGATCGCGTTGGTGATCACGGGGCGCGAGCGGCCCAAACGGTCCGCGAGCTGCTCCTGGGTCACGCCGAACTCGTCGAGAAGCTGCTGGTAGGCGGCCGCCTCTTCGAGCGGGTTGAGCTGGACGCGGTGGATGTTTTCCAAAAGCGCGTCGCGCAGCATGTCCTCGTCGGAGGTTTCACGCACGATCGCCGGGATGTGCTTCAGGCCGGCCTTGGAGGCGGCGCGCCAGCGACGTTCGCCCATGATCAGCTCAAAACCCTCGGGCGTGTCGCGCACAACGATGGGCTGGAGCAGGCCGAACTCGCGGATGGAGTGGACCAGCTCAGCCAGCTCGTCCTCGTCGAAGACCTGGCGCGGCTGCTTCGGGTTGGGGATGATCTGGCCGACCGGGATCTCCTGGTAGCGCGCGCCCACCGGCACGGGCTGGATCACCTTGTCGCGCTTGGCAGACACTGTCGGGGCGCCCTGGACTTTCTTTTTGGGGGCACCCTTTGGTGCGTCGTCAGGCTTGGGTGCTTCCTTGCCAAAGATCACGTCGGAGGCGCCCCCGCCGATGCCCGGGGTCTTGCCGTTTTTGTCGATGTCCGACGGCGTCGACGGGATAAGCGCCGCCAGTCCGCGGCCGAGGCCGCCCTTGCGTTCTGCCATTGATTAGTCCTCCTCAGAGTCGAGCTGGTTGTAGACCTCGGGGCTCACGCCGATCGGGCCGGTAGTGGGGTGGGGCTGGTAGTCGCCGCGGGTGGCCAGCTCCTTCGCCGCGTCGAAGTAGGCCAGCGCACCGCGGGAGCCGGGGTCGTAATCGATGACGGTCTGGCCGTAGCCGGGCGCCTCGGAGACCTTCACGGAGCGGGGGATGACGTTGTTCAGCACCACTTGGCCGAACTGGCCGCGCACCTCGTCAGCCACGTCGGCGGCAAGGCGGGTGCGGGCGTCGTACATCGTCAGCAGGATCCCGGAGATGTGCAGGTTGTGGTTCAGGTGCTCGCGGATCATGCCGATGTTGCTCAAAAGCTGGCCCACGCCCTCGAGCGCGTAGTACTCGCACTGGATGGGGATGAGCACCTCGTCCACCGCGGTCATCGCGTTGATAGTGAGCAGCCCAAGCGACGGCGGGCAGTCAATGAACACGTAATCGAAGCCGTGCTCGTCCAAAAAGCCCCGGCGGATCTGGTCGTGCAGGCGGTATTCGCGCCGCACCATTGACACCAGTTCAATCTCCGCGCCGGCCAGGTCGATGGTGGCGGGGATGCAGAACAGGTTCGGGTTCTCCGGGTGCGGCTGCACCGCGTCGGAGCCCTCGGCCTCGCCGATGAGCAACTCGTAGCTCGACGTGGTGCCGGAGGTGTGCTCCGCACCGAGCGCGGTCGACGCGTTGCCCTGCGGGTCCAGGTCGATCACCAGCACCTTCAGGCCCTGCTTGCTCAGCCCGGCCGCCAGGTTCACGCTGGTGGTGGTCTTGCCCACGCCGCCCTTCTGGTTGGCCACGGTGATCACGCGCGGCTGGTCCGGCTTCGGGAGCGTTTCGCTTCTCGACGTCACACGCGCCGCCCGCATCGCCGCCTCCATCACAGGAGTCTCGTCGTAGTTTTCCATCTACGCCCCCTTC
It includes:
- the trxB gene encoding thioredoxin-disulfide reductase, coding for MTSPGFNFVTPKTDAAPAPAAATTGTDEVHDLIIVGSGPSGYTAALYAARAELKPLVFEGYEYGGELMNTTEVENFPGFEDGIMGPDLMANMRAQAEKFGADLRQELVDSVDFSGDIKKVVVDDEVYQARAVILATGAAPRHLGIPGEEELTGRGVSTCATCDGFFFKDQHIAVVGGGDSAMEEATFLTKFGSKVTLIHRSENFRASKIMLERARENDKIEILTNTVVDSVVEAGGKVGGLNIRNTVTGAESVLDATALFVAIGHDPRSGFLAGQVAVDEGGYVEVAEPSTSTSVAGVFACGDLVDKTYRQAITAAGAGCRAALDAQHYLAAL
- the trxA gene encoding thioredoxin — protein: MNAPVDVTQATFKNEVIEADTPVLVDFWAEWCGPCRKLSPLLDEVAQEMAGQVKVAKVNVDNERALGAMFQVMSIPAVLLFKDGKKVDEFVGVRPKSEIVSKIQAQL
- a CDS encoding N-acetylmuramoyl-L-alanine amidase, producing the protein MQDILRVGDSSTRVAEVRMSLARLGLLDGYEGEIDSTRRFTEAEMLYDDTLCEAVKAFQQSRGIVPTGTIDSATLRELREASYTLGARVLSYQPGQEMVGDDVRQLQSQLHELGFYPHRIDGRFGPHTYESLMNYQLNSGLEDDGVCGPDTLRALSLLGRRITGGSAQAIRERETVRQAGPNLTGKRVVIDPDLGGTDRGLVVDGPYGPITEEEILWDLAQRIEGRMVAAGMETILSRPRGDNPSNKQRADLANGFKADLVISLRLDSYPNEKANGVATFYFGSEKGSSSLTGETLSGYIQREVAARTQLQNCRNHARTWEMLRMTRMPSVELVAGYLTNPGDLAILTDPNERDAIAEAVVVAVKRLYLLGHDNRPTGTYSFKELLREEKHA
- a CDS encoding ParB/RepB/Spo0J family partition protein, which gives rise to MAERKGGLGRGLAALIPSTPSDIDKNGKTPGIGGGASDVIFGKEAPKPDDAPKGAPKKKVQGAPTVSAKRDKVIQPVPVGARYQEIPVGQIIPNPKQPRQVFDEDELAELVHSIREFGLLQPIVVRDTPEGFELIMGERRWRAASKAGLKHIPAIVRETSDEDMLRDALLENIHRVQLNPLEEAAAYQQLLDEFGVTQEQLADRLGRSRPVITNAIRLLNLPVGVQRRVAAGVLSAGHARALLGIKVGDDTADAQAQLADRIVAEGLSVRATEEAVSLINAGGKVPDKPKRQPAPQPEYLTRAADSLADIWDTKVSVTMGKRKGKIVVEFGDKDDFERIMGLIQGTD
- a CDS encoding ParA family protein, producing the protein MENYDETPVMEAAMRAARVTSRSETLPKPDQPRVITVANQKGGVGKTTTSVNLAAGLSKQGLKVLVIDLDPQGNASTALGAEHTSGTTSSYELLIGEAEGSDAVQPHPENPNLFCIPATIDLAGAEIELVSMVRREYRLHDQIRRGFLDEHGFDYVFIDCPPSLGLLTINAMTAVDEVLIPIQCEYYALEGVGQLLSNIGMIREHLNHNLHISGILLTMYDARTRLAADVADEVRGQFGQVVLNNVIPRSVKVSEAPGYGQTVIDYDPGSRGALAYFDAAKELATRGDYQPHPTTGPIGVSPEVYNQLDSEED